One Tachysurus vachellii isolate PV-2020 chromosome 18, HZAU_Pvac_v1, whole genome shotgun sequence DNA segment encodes these proteins:
- the kcnj12b gene encoding ATP-sensitive inward rectifier potassium channel 12, producing the protein MSVGKTPRYNVVSSSEEDVHHHGNMPALGNGFGNGKIQTRRKPRSRFVNKTGQCNVSFSHMEEQSQRYLADIFTTCVDIRWRWMFFFFSLAFILSWLVFGFIFWLIALVHGDFDRTSSEEFIPCIMQVNSFVAAFLFSVETQTTIGYGFRCVTEECPLAVFMVVVQSILGCIIDAFMIGAIMAKMARPKKRAQTLLFSHNAVIAMRDGKLSLMWRVGNLRKSHIVEAHVRAQLIKPRVTEEGEYIPLDQIDINVGYDQGIDRIFLVSPLTIIHEINEESPLFGISKQDLISEDFEIVVILEGMVEATAMTAQVRSSYLSSEILWGHRFEPVVFEEKNHYKVDFTHFHKTYEVPSTPSCSAKDIEDSKSLHSSANFCYENELAFSREEDEEEGIRGILGTEMETLSASLNSDQRSHHKESEI; encoded by the coding sequence ATGAGTGTGGGAAAGACCCCTCGCTACAACGTCGTGTCATCGTCGGAGGAGGACGTCCATCACCACGGCAACATGCCTGCCCTTGGCAATGGCTTTGGAAATGGTAAGATCCAGACGCGGCGAAAGCCACGCAGCCGCTTCGTTAACAAAACCGGACAGTGTAACGTCAGCTTTTCGCACATGGAAGAGCAATCACAGCGCTACTTGGCCGACATCTTCACGACCTGCGTGGACATCCGTTGgcgctggatgttttttttcttctctctcgctttcaTTCTGTCCTGGCTGGTGTTCGGTTTCATTTTCTGGCTCATTGCTCTTGTACATGGTGACTTTGACAGAACCTCTAGTGAAGAGTTCATACCCTGCATCATGCAGGTCAACAGTTTTGTGGCAGCTTTCTTGTTCTCAGTTGAGACACAGACCACGATTGGGTACGGCTTCCGCTGTGTGACTGAAGAGTGTCCGCTGGCTGTATTTATGGTTGTCGTACAGTCTATTTTGGGTTGTATCATTGATGCGTTCATGATTGGTGCCATCATGGCCAAAATGGCCCGACCCAAAAAACGTGCGCAGACGTTGTTATTTTCGCACAACGCGGTCATTGCGATGCGAGATGGAAAACTATCGTTGATGTGGCGTGTAGGAAACCTGCGCAAAAGTCACATTGTGGAGGCGCATGTCCGAGCACAGCTGATCAAGCCCAGAGTGACAGAAGAGGGCGAGTACATCCCACTTGACCAGATCGACATCAACGTTGGCTATGACCAAGGCATCGACCGTATCTTCCTTGTTTCTCCTCTGACCATAATCCATGAGATAAACGAAGAGAGCCCACTGTTTGGAATCAGCAAACAGGATCTGATCAGTGAAGACTTTGAGATCGTGGTGATCCTCGAGGGCATGGTCGAGGCCACGGCGATGACCGCTCAGGTGCGCAGCTCATACCTGTCCAGCGAAATCTTATGGGGTCATCGCTTCGAGCCAGTAGTGTTTGAGGAAAAAAACCACTACAAGGTAGACTTTACGCACTTCCACAAGACTTATGAGGTGCCCTCTACACCATCCTGCAGTGCCAAAGACATTGAGGACAGCAAGTCATTGCACTCCAGTGCTAACTTCTGTTACGAGAACGAGTTGGCGTTCAGCAGGGAGGAAGACGAGGAGGAAGGTATAAGGGGAATTTTGGGAACTGAGATGGAAACCCTATCAGCTAGCCTGAACTCTGACCAGAGATCGCACCATAAAGAGTCCGAGATATGA
- the LOC132861633 gene encoding myosin phosphatase Rho-interacting protein, translating into MFNPKENRCRRFQANIFNRRKCQNCFRTLDSHTLSESDLHAAKPVKAGWLLLAPEGIDFLNPARKNRKWQRRYFILYEHGLLHYALDEMPGTLPQGSVNMSQCSAVQDASSQTNFCNSLRLSFSDRDYYIRAENAENITGWQENLLVHLNAVKTNHKKRRLESLVYTHNVKKHTLPDRTKVSESSSTKKRSPELSTGSVYSKSINESVYCGDLNTRVGAEATNVNLCDGEDTSGSDMGGVEVGCPIPSFPEVGLREDPQELNEKGGVCSSSRMSHASSPNTSFISSYLCSTLSHLPSHFSTNATKRREGIDSGYSSLEKTRADAEDAQTGPDQDYRRSQVISQFEQENEMHMPAIELCSSSSISTCYAAECDEDERTNRSRTRVFARGHGESGVCASKCRRSKSLERSLAEHTNTPDLINFKKGWMTRLGEDGKWRKHWFVLTNQALRFYRDSVAEEAADVDGEINLSTCYDITDFPMQKKYGFQIHTKDGVFTLCAMTHGIRRNWIQAVMKNIQTSVAPDVTCSLPPKVPMDMASKPPCSEEEKRSSVVERRREGRYKTFDWAEFNHMRTKRETLSRQSEIDSEFVSEDSVPPAPAPSPEEPVASSVTVSHTATAQDSHYTKPADSSPLMVRSSILADKPADQKNAEVDGVDVFNDLSSNTQMGEKKEIYLYTIPAPATFSSRSVQTERQWELELQTLHSELKAMYERSEREARDYKLSEAHLQTDLSGSLDLLHETETKLQKAEGILRERESALKELQSSLDEVSGRLKATEEAQALKDARVQRHLRLLEESQERERRSLHDSLEHAEKRGKELEERLMQTEAMLQKMPTGGMVEQLERKCQELQNQLDESDSEMSRLQARLRNEETLYYDMEHNYEQVCEELEFVRGKLQNCEWVCEERFRIQLEQQQEKLNRKEQELQELLLKMGCSGVTVEVTGIFQPHAFNQHLQVGPCKGEKVENFGFVDLKKQPVAQGDESEQVISVIQALESKLCDTEERLQEITLQLRQQQQKLGDEVNAEKVDQWRVQIPNESFGPGARNDSPNGKHCRIIQETIATNTKVNLGTSKLLNVDLQDVLQDNGMSPEKILSQGLTSRMLSLEALVIQRMASALEHPSKRLLEGLLELQFQTKALRGVCDGRLDGPVMRNYSQLFSYYQEMGEAGCLLDEREIYSMCMKAELAYLTYTNHLHNTKEEHGSQAFKVPFCLGSGVTPLNAKEETISKTGLWLSDVSLPELVPCKPESKNEKEGCCPVDMDKDSLVVELQAQACSLQALSKQLHPLDEEDDLGLSGISPVLFRTVLFQAILAYVTCKLHVALRHKVRLLQDQQEQAACQCRRLEAMLQEQNESYEEKLREDRVVIEVAELARISAETDTQIKGQEVQQLEAEFNKKLQDLQQFHELEMRRLHGYYTENQSQTVTLTESINGEEMLSVTAMKERISELELQVRCLEDELRRGDGNALRKAYEQELETLKVTCELGFSSMEQSHQRVIEEMQRQHLIEVEQLLEEKERVLQEETNATLAAIEAMRKAHKEELEKSQKVQQRGAGTDIIKLRAQFKDELDLLHRELEVLSEQYSQKCLENANLNRAIETERQALSSVERENQKLHKRNQELNEHLVVELSQMQSCVNGGIEQMELSQGKDVIQLEVALRVKESELKCLKQEISSLKEELQAANRHCKKLLNELSVSGARSPALFKCSAETCRQRSQSYDVMKSRSNPDFLKNQTKPNQPTRSKSLREHLSVQERMKLFESGRK; encoded by the exons CCTGGTACTCTGCCCCAGGGCAGTGTAAACATGAGTCAGTGCAGTGCTGTTCAGGACGCCTCATCCCAGACCAACTTCTGCAACAGTCTACGCCTTAGTTTCAGTGACCGAGATTATTATATAAGAGCAGAGAATGCAGAGAACATCACTGG GTGGCAAGAAAACCTGCTTGTTCACTTGAATGCTGTGAAAACAAACCACAAGAAGAGAAGACTAGAGTCACTGGTATACACA CATAACGTAAAGAAGCACACACTACCTGATAGAACCAAGGTGTCTGAGAGCAGCAGCACCAAGAAGAGAAGCCCTGAACTCAGTACTGGTAGCGTTTACAGCAAGAGCATTAACGAAAGTGTTTATTGTGGAGATCTAAACACTCGGGTCGGTGCTGAAGCTACTAATGTAAATCTATGTGATGGTGAAGACACAAGTGGCAGTGATATGGGTGGAGTGGAGGTAGGTTGTCCAATCCCTTCTTTTCCAGAGGTGGGGCTTCGAGAGGATCCCCAGGAGCTTAATGAGAAAGGAGGAGTCTGCTCGAGCAGCAGAATGAGCCATGCCAGCTCTCCTAATACCTCCTTCATCAGTTCCTACCTCTGCTCAACGCTTAGTCATCTACCCAGTCATTTCAGCACAAACG CAACCAAGAGGCGTGAAGGTATAGATAGTGGATATTCATCGCTCGAGAAAACAAGAGCCGACGCTGAGGACGCGCAGACAGGCCCTGACCAGGACTACAG GCGATCGCAGGTTATCAGTCAGTTTGAGCAGGAAAATGAGATGCATATGCCTGCCATAGAGCTGTGTTCCTCTTCGTCAATATCCACCTGCTACGCTGCAGAATGCGATGAAGACGAGAGAACGAACCGCAGCAGGACACGG GTGTTCGCTCGTGGTCATGGTGAATCTGGTGTCTGTGCCTCCAAATGCCGTCGCTCCAAATCACTGGAGCGCAGTTTGGCAGAACACACGAACACT cCTGACCTGATAAATTTTAAGAAGGGCTGGATGACAAGATTGGGAGAAGATGGAAAG TGGAGGAAGCATTGGTTTGTTCTTACTAACCAGGCTTTAAGATTCTACAGGGATTCAGTGGCTGAAGag GCTGCAGACGTAGATGGTGAGATCAACCTGTCCACATGTTATGACATCACAGACTTTCCTATGCAGAAGAAATATGGCTTTCAAATTCAT ACTAAAGATGGAGTCTTTACACTCTGTGCAATGACCCATGGAATTCGCCGGAACTGGATTCAGGCAGTTATGAAGAATATTCAGACATCTGTTGCCCCCGATGTTACATG TTCACTTCCTCCAAAGGTGCCAATGGACATGGCTTCAAAACCTCCATGTTCAGAGGAGGAAAAGAGGAGCAGTGTTGTAGAACGACGCCGAGAGGGGCGTTACAAAACCTTTGATTGGGCTGAGTTTAATCACATGAGGACGAAAAGGGAAACACTCAGCAGGCAGTCAGAAATAGATTCAGAGTTTGTCTCTGAGGACTCTGTGCCCCCTGCACCTGCACCATCTCCTGAAGAACCTGTTGCAAGCTCCGTTACGGTGTCGCATACCGCGACGGCACAGGATTCCCATTATACAAAGCCTGCAGACTCCTCACCACTCATGGTGAGATCCAGTATTCTCGCCGATAAACCGGCTGATCAGAAGAATGCCGAGGTCGATGGTGTGGATGTCTTCAATGACCTTTCTTCTAATACACAGatgggagaaaagaaagag aTTTATCTTTACACCATACCAGCTCCAGCCACATTTTCCTCACGATCAGTACAAACAGAAAGGCAGTGGGAACTTGAGCTTCAAACACTCCATTCAGAACTTAAGGCAATGTatgagagaagtgagagagaggcaaGGGATTACAAACTGTCTGAGGCCCACCTCCAGACTGATTTGAGTGGCAGTCTGGACCTCCTACATGAAACTGAAACAAAACTGCAGAAAGCTGAAGGTATCCtaagggaaagagagagtgcACTGAAGGAATTGCAAAGTTCTTTGGATGAAGTTTCAGGACGTCTGAAGGCTACGGAGGAGGCGCAGGCTCTGAAAGACGCCCGTGTACAGAGACACTTGCGCCTCCTTGAGGAGAGTCAGGAACGGGAGAGGAGGAGTCTCCATGATAGCCTTGAGCATGCAGAGAAGCGTGGGAAGGAACTGGAGGAGAGGCTTATGCAAACGGAAGCGATGCTGCAAAAGATGCCAACAGGGGGCATGGTAGAGCAGCTGGAGAGAAAGTGCCAAGAGCTGCAAAACCAGCTAGATGAATCGGACAGTGAAATGAGTAGGTTACAGGCACGGCTACGGAATGAGGAGACCCTGTACTATGATATGGAGCATAACTACGAGCAAGTATGTGAGGAGTTGGAGTTTGTGCGCGGTAAATTGCAAAACTGCGAATGGGTGTGCGAAGAGCGCTTTAGAATTCAATTAGAGCAGCAACAAGAAAAGCTTAATAGGAAAGAGCAGGAACTACAAGAACTATTACTCAAAATGGGTTGTTCAGGTGTGACCGTGGAAGTGACTGGCATATTTCAGCCACATGCCTTCAACCAGCATCTTCAGGTCGGTCCATGCAAGGGAGAGAAGGTCGAGAATTTTGGATTTGTTGATTTGAAGAAACAGCCAGTTGCACAGGGGGATGAATCAGAACAAGTAATATCCGTAATACAAGCATTAGAGAGCAAGTTGTGTGACACAGAGGAGAGGCTTCAGGAGATCACATTGCAGCTCCGACAGCAGCAGCAAAAACTAGGTGATGAGGTTAATGCTGAGAAAGTTGATCAGTGGCGTGTGCAGATACCCAATGAGTCTTTTGGACCAGGTGCTAGAAATGACAGTCCAAATGGAAAACATTGCAGGATCATACAGGAAACGATTGCTACTAATACTAAGGTTAACTTGGGTACTAGTAAGTTGCTTAACGTTGATCTCCAGGATGTCTTGCAAGACAATGGTATGAGTCCAGAGAAGATTTTATCTCAAGGGTTGACTAGCAGGATGTTGTCCTTAGAAGCACTAGTCATCCAGAGGATGGCTTCTGCACTAGAGCATCCCAGCAAACGCCTCCTAGAGGGGCTATTAGAGTTGCAATTCCAGACCAAGGCCCTTAGAGGGGTTTGTGATGGGAGGCTTGACGGGCCAGTCATGAGGAACTACTCACAGTTGTTTTCATACTATCAAGAGATGGGTGAGGCAGGGTGCTTACTGGATGAGCGTGAGATCTATAGCATGTGTATGAAAGCAGAACTAGCATACCTAACATACACAAACCATCTACACAACACAAAGGAAGAGCATGGGTCACAGGCCTTTAAAGTCCCGTTCTGTCTTGGGTCTGGGGTTACTCCTCTTAATGCCAAAGAGGAGACCATTTCTAAAACAGGACTCTGGTTGTCTGATGTCAGCCTGCCTGAACTGGTTCCATGTAAGCcagaaagtaaaaatgaaaaggagGGATGCTGCCCTGTAGATATGGACAAAGACAGTCTAGTGGTAGAGCTGCAGGCACAGGCCTGTTCCCTCCAGGCCCTCTCCAAGCAGCTACATCCTttagatgaagaagatgatctGGGATTGTCTGGGATTTCTCCGGTCCTTTTCCGGACTGTGTTGTTCCAGGCCATTTTAGCATATGTTACATGCAAACTACATGTTGCTCTGAGGCACAAAGTGCGTCTCTTGCAAGACCAGCAGGAGCAGGCTGCATGCCAGTGCCGCAGGCTGGAGGCCATGTTGCAAGAACAGAATGAGAGCTATGAGGAAAAGCTACGTGAGGATCGCGTGGTTATAGAGGTGGCTGAGCTGGCACGCATCTCAGCAGAGACCGATACCCAGATAAAGGGACAAGAAGTGCAGCAACTAGAGGCAGAGTTTAATAAAAAGCTCCAGGATCTTCAGCAATTCCATGAATTAGAGATGAGGCGTCTCCATGGATACTACACCGAAAACCAGTCACAGACTGTGACCTTGACGGAATCCATTAATGGAGAGGAAATGCTTTCTGTGACCGctatgaaagaaagaatcagTGAATTGGAGCTGCAGGTTAGATGCTTGGAAGATGAGCTTCGCAGAGGAGATGGAAACGCTTTGCGAAAGGCCTATGAACAGGAACTAGAGACACTGAAG GTCACCTGTGAACTTGGCTTCAGCAGCATGGAACAGAGTCATCAGAGGGTGATCGAGGAGATGCAGCGGCAACACCTGATAGAGGTGGAACAGCTgctggaagagaaagagagggttCTCCAGGAAGAAACCAATGCCACACTTGCAG ccATTGAGGCCATGCGTAAAGCTCACAAGGAGGAACTGGAGAAAAGTCAAAAGGTTCAGCAGAGGGGAGCCGGCACGGACATCATCAAGCTGCGTGCACAATTTAA agACGAGCTGGATTTGCTACACAGGGAGCTGGAAGTGTTATCTGAGCAATACTCGCAGAAATGCCTGGAGAATGCAAACCTGAATCGAGCCATAGAGACCGAGAGACAGGCCCTGAGCTCtgtagagagagaaaaccaGAAACTTCACAAACGCAATCAA GAGCTGAATGAGCACTTAGTGGTTGAACTCTCCCAAATGCAATCTTGTGTGAATGGAGGAATCGAGCAAATGGAGCTCTCTCAGGGCAAAGATGTGATTCAGCTGGAG GTGGCATTAAGAGTAAAGGAGTCAGAACTTAAGTGTCTGAAGCAAGAGATCAGCTCACTAAAGGAGGAGCTACAGGCTGCAAACAGA CATTGTAAGAAGCTGCTGAATGAGTTGAGCGTTTCAGGTGCCAGATCTCCAGCTCTCTTTAAGTGCAGTGCTGAGACTTGCAGGCAACGGAGCCAAAGTTATG ATGTGATGAAGTCAAGAAGTAATCCTGACTTCCTGAAGAATCAAACTAAACCAAACCAGCCAACCAGATCCAAG AGTCTGAGAGAACATCTCTCTGTTCAGGAGAGAATGAAGCTTTTCGAATCGGGCAGGAAATAG